A window of Leptospirillum ferriphilum contains these coding sequences:
- the rpmG gene encoding 50S ribosomal protein L33, producing MREIITLACTQCKDRNYSSMKNKRNTPDKVELKKYCRRCNSHTVHKETK from the coding sequence ATGCGGGAAATTATCACGCTTGCTTGCACTCAATGCAAGGACAGAAATTATTCTTCAATGAAAAATAAAAGGAATACGCCCGATAAGGTAGAGTTAAAAAAATATTGTCGGCGCTGTAATAGTCATACTGTCCATAAGGAAACAAAG